In Scleropages formosus chromosome 18, fSclFor1.1, whole genome shotgun sequence, one DNA window encodes the following:
- the LOC108940495 gene encoding tumor necrosis factor receptor superfamily member 6B-like → MEPGNIIFTLILPAAILRAGCTALADEARTYTHEDEATGRVLTCDRCPPGSHMRAHCTATRRTQCSPCPAHHFTQYWNYLSKCLYCSAFCGENQLVQRECSPVHNRVCTCKQGYYKRADFCVKHAECPPGYGVKVPGTADRNTQCEKCAPGSYSSKTSSSDACARHTDCATRGLRLLLKGNVWRDNLCVSCEDLQPRGGLEMLKKILPDFLARQKVKRDKLIRFVRRSLPLQKEVRQSSQTQLLGHISTWIRDAGEDELKSLPGMLRASRLHHVAHKLERMIMTVEKAGGCVNSH, encoded by the exons ATGGAGCCCGGCAACATCATATTTACACTG ATACTCCCCGCCGCCATCCTCCGCGCGGGTTGCACGGCGCTCGCGGACGAAGCTCGAACCTACACGCACGAGGACGAAGCCACGGGGCGGGTGCTCACCTGCGACCGCTGTCCTCCGGGCTCGCACATGCGCGCGCACTGCACGGCGACGCGCCGGACGCAGTGCTCGCCCTGTCCCGCGCACCACTTCACGCAGTACTGGAACTACCTGTCCAAGTGTCTGTACTGCAGCGCGTTCTGCGGCGAGAACCAGTTGGTGCAGCGGGAGTGCTCGCCGGTGCACAACCGGGTGTGCACGTGCAAGCAGGGCTACTACAAGCGCGCGGACTTCTGCGTGAAGCACGCGGAATGCCCGCCTGGATATGGAGTCAAAGTGCCGg GAACAGCCGACAGGAACACGCAGTGCGAGAAGTGCGCGCCCGGCAGCTACTCCTCCAAGACCTCCTCGAGCGACGCGTGCGCGCGCCACACGGACTGCGCGACACGCGGCCTTCGGCTGCTCCTCAAGGGCAACGTGTGGCGTGACAACCTGTGCGTCTCCTGCGAAGACCTGCAGCCTAGAG GTGGGTTGGAGATGCTGAAAAAGATCCTGCCAGACTTCCTTGCTCGCCAGAAAGTGAAGAGGGACAAACTGATCCGGTTTGTGCGGCGGTCGCTGCCGCTGCAAAAGGAGGTCCGTCAGTCCAGCCAAACGCAGCTTCTGGGCCACATCAGCACGTGGATACGAGATGCAGGAGAGGACGAGCTGAAGAGCCTTCCTGGGATGCTGAGGGCCTCAAGACTCCACCATGTGGCACATAAACTGGAGAGAATGATAATGACTGTGGAGAAAGCTGGTGGCTGTGTCAATTCTCATTAA